A region of the Deltaproteobacteria bacterium genome:
ATCGGCGTTCCGGAGCTGGTCGTGATCTTGGTGGTGGCGTTGTTCATTTTCGGCCCGGGCAAGCTGCCGGAGATCGGCAGCGCTTTAGGGAAGGGCATCCGCGATTTCAAGCGCGCCTTCGACGGCAAAGACGAAATCGAGGCGCCTAAGAAATCGGATGCCGGCGGCGGCACCGGCCAGTCGGCCTAGGCGCCCAGCGCTCAGATCACAGTGCGCGTCCCCTGCTACCGCCCGGTAGCACCCGAAGAACTTCACACTTTCAGATAGTTGCGCCGTAGCCAACAAGGGGGGTGCTACCCGCCGTTGGCACCCCCGGCCGGTTTAGTTCCAAGTCAGCCGCCCGTGCGCTAGCGCGCGGGATCGGCACGTAAGTTGATACGTCAACGTGCATGCTGCGGGGAAGGCAACGCACTCGATCGCCGCCTAATTTAGTTGTGCGCGCGGTAGGGGCGAAGTTTATCGGCAAGTTCACTCTACGAGAGGAGGGAGAGCAATGGCCAAGAAGGCACTGCTCATAGGCATCAACCGTTACCGCATCCCGGGATCGGATCTGCGCGGATGCGTGAACGACGTGAAAAACATGCGCTCAGTGCTGATGCAGTATTACGGCTTTGCCAGCAAGGACATCAGCGTGCTCACAGACCTTGCGGCAACGACCAAGGCGATCGAGGCGGGCATTTACAAGTTGGTCGCTGGAGCGCGCGCCGGCGACGTCTTGCTGCTGCACTACTCGGGTCACGGCTCCAATGTCCCTGATAAGGACGGCGACGAGGCGGATCATCGCGACGAGATCCTGTGCCCCACCGACCTCGACTGGAAGAACCCGCTCGAGGACGACTGGCTGCGCAAGACCTTCGATCGACTGCGGCCCGGTGTCAGCCTGACTGTCATCATGGATTGCTGCCACTCGGGAACCAACACCCGCGCGCTCAACCCGCCCGACACGCCGGTGGTCGAGCGCTTCCTGCCGTGCCCCTGGGATCTAGTTGCCAGTGAGTCCGGCCGCGCCCTGCGCGGCAAGCTGCGCGGAACGTTGCGCAGCTCGACGCGGGCGAAGCGCAAGAAGAAAGACGTGGTCAACGCCAACATTCCGGAGGTACTGGTCAGCGGTTGCCGCGACACGCAGACCTCAGCCGACGCGCGGATCAACGGCAGCTTCAACGGCGCGCTGACGTACTACTTGGTGGAGGCGATCAAAGCGTCAGGCGGTGCTCTCTCCTATCGCGAGCTGCACCAGCACGGTGCCGCGTTGCTCAAGAAGAACGGCTTTAGCCAAGTGCCACAGTTGGAAGGGCGTTCGCCCAATCTCGATCGCCCGTTCCTGGCGCCGGCGGTCTAGCCGCTGATTGCGGAACCCGCTCATGCGTAAAGACGCTCCAGAAGGCGATCCTCGGCATGAGCGGGTTTTGTCTGGTCGTGCCAGGCATTCCTCGGTCCACCCTGAACTACTATGGCCGAAAGTCTTGGCGTCGCGCGCAGATTTCCCTCCGTCATTCCCGCGAAGGCGGGAATCCATCCGGAGCCCCACCGCCCCTGGATGCCCGCTTGATTTGCGGGCATGACGGAATACCCGTGTCGAGCTTTGGGCTGCGGGCCAAGCCCGCGCTGAGGAGGCGCGGAGGTTTCGGAGGGCGGCAAGCTTCTTCAACGGCGCTAAGGCCAGCCGGCGCACTCTTGTCTCATATCTGCCCGGCCGATAATAACGGCCGGGACGGAGATGCAGACGGGGGCAGGAACTCAACCGGGCCGGCGGCAGCGCGGCACAACCAGTGCTGCCGATCGGGTATGGCGGGCGCGGCTACGCGAGGCGGTGCACTTTCCGGATCTCAGTGAACGGCGAGCGCTGAAGCTATCGGCCGTACTGCACTACACTTCCCGCGCTCACTTCGGCCTCTGGCACCGGCGCATGGGGACGCCGAACTTCGAGCGCTTCACCGGCGTCTTTACACCGCTCTATTTCGTCGCACTCGAGGTCAGCGATACGCCCCTGGAACCGATGCAGCCGGTGCGCGTGCGCGGCGAAACCTATCTCGCCAAAACTCTGGCGGCTGACGGTACTGTCAATCATCTGATCCGAGAAGGCCGCCACTCCGTGCTGGTGCCGGGGGCGAGCGCAGCCGAAGTGATGGTGGCAAGCGCGCGCTTGACCAACGTCTTCACCCGCTACGATTCCGACCCGGTGCGCCGGCGTGTAACCACGCTGCCGGAGGCGATGGGTCTGGGCGAGCTGCCGTCACGGGTCGGGGAGCTGCCGGCATTGGAAACCATTGTGCCCAGCGGACGGCGGCCCGACTTCGCCGAGGCCGACACCAGCGTCTGGCATTACGGTCAGACCGACGCCAACCGCCACGTCAACGGCATGGAGTATTTGCGCATGATGGAGTGCTACGTGGCGGATGTGCTGCATCGCGCGGGCCATGATCTGCGCCGGCTCTACTTCGCCGGTGCACGCATAATCTACCGCAAGCCGTGTTTCCGCGGCGAAGGCTACCGCCGTACTGCCTGGTTTCGCGGCGAAGCGCCGCTGACCATCAGCGGCGCGTTTTACAAGGACGGCGACGGCAATGATGCCCGCCCGGCCGTGGCCATCGAGCTAACCGTCTCGCAGCACGAGTCAGGCCAGTGAGCCGCGGCCGGCGCGGGAGTGCCTGGGGTGCCGTGACGACATGTGAATCCTTCCTTCTTGGCCCCATTTCTCCGGCGCGTGCCTAGCTTGGCGAGCCGGGCGCATGCTATGAGTGGCGGCGCTATGCGGTCAGAGCGCCAGGTGGTGTGCCGATGGTGAGTTGGTGGCGGCTTGCGCCACTTTGATCCGGTTCCGGAGTTAGTTCGTTCATGACACAAAGCACGGCGGCGGTGGCGCTGGTCGACCGGCGCATCGCGCAGGATCCGACTGGCCAACAGCCCAAAGCCAAGGGGAAATTCCTGTTTCGCGGCGACGCCAAGTTCTTCTTGCGCGGTGTCTCTTACGGCCCGTTTGCGGTGGGCTCACACGGCAGCCAGTTTCCCGAGCGCGACCTGGCCCGGCGTGACTTCGCCCTCATGCGCGACGCCGGGGTGAACTGTTTCCGCACCTTCACGCCTCCGCCCGAGTGGCTGCTCGACCTTGCCGGGGAAAACGACCTGGTGGTTCTCACCGGCCTGCCCTGGACGGAACACGTCTGCTTCCTCGATGAGCCTGGCGTCGCCGATGCCATCCGCAAGGACATCGCCGCCGCGGCCAAGTCCCTCCACGGCCATCCCGCCGTGTTTGCCATGCTGGTGGGCAACGAGATCCCGCCCGACATCGTACGCTGGCACGGTCCCGATCGCACCCGCGCCTTTCTCAACGAGCTCTTCGGTCTGGTGAAGGACATCTCACCCGACACCTTGGTGAGCTACGCCAACTTTCCGCCCACCGAGTACCTCGACCTCGAATTCCTCGACTTCATTTCGTTCAACGTCTACCTGCACCGCGAACGCGACTTTCGCAGCTATCTCTCGCGCCTGCAGAACCTCGCCAAAGACAAGCCCCTGGTGCTGACCGAATTCGGCATCGACTCGATGCGCGAAGGGGCGGCGGAGCAGGCCGAGATCCTGTCGTGGCAGATCCGTGCGGCGTTCGAGGGCGGTGCCGCGGGGGCGGTGGTGTTCTCGTGGACCGATGACTGGTTCACCGGCGGCTTCCAGGTCGAAGACTGGGCCTTCGGCCTGGTGGATCGCAGCCGCCGCAAGAAGCCCGCCTATCACGCGGTGCAGAAGATGTACGCCGGCCAACTGCCGCCGCCGCTGCCGCAGCCGCCGAAGATCTCCGTCGTGATCTGTGCCTTCAATGCCGAGAGCACGATGGATGCGTGCATGCGTTCGTTGCGCGAGCTGCGTTATCCGAATTACGAGATCATCGTCGTCGATGACGGCTCGACCGACTCGACGCGCGCCATCGCCGGGCGCTACCCCGAGGCCAAGGTAATCGCCCAGCCCAACAAAGGGCTGAGTGTGGCCCGCAACATCGGCGCCGAAGCCGCCACCGGCGACATCGTCGCCTACACCGACTCGGATTGCGTCGTTGATCCCGACTGGCTGACGTATTTGGCTTACAAGTTCGAGCAAAACGGTTTCGTCGCCGTCGGCGGTCCGAACCTGCCGCCGCCGGAGAACGCACGCATTCCGGCCTGTGTCGCCGCCTCGCCCGGCGGGCCGACGCACGTCCTGCTCAATGACGAAGTCGCCGAGCACATCCCCGGCTGCAACATGGCTTTTCGGCGTAGTGCGCTGGAGTCGGTGGCCGGATTCGACCCGGTCTACCGCGCCGCCGGCGACGACGTTGACATGTGCTGGCGGCTGCAGAACCTCGGACATCCGATCGGCTTCAGCCCGGCCGCCATGGTGTGGCACTTCCGCCGCAACACCATCCGCGCCTATGTGAAACAGCAGATGGGATACGGCAAAGCCGAGGCGCTGCTGTATTTCAAGCATCCCTACCGCTTCAATTTGCTGGGGCAGTCGCAGTGGCTGGGGCGCATTTACGGCGACTTCACCGGCAAGCTCTTCTCCAGCCGGCCGGTGATTTATCACGGCGTGTTTGGCCGCGGCTTGTTCCAGACCCTCTACGAAGCGCCTTCTTCGTTGCTGTCGTATATCCCGTTCACGCTGGAGTGGAACGTCATCGGCTTGGTGCTGCTGATCGGCTCGCTGCTGGCGGGCCGCTACGTCGTCCTGGCCGCGTTGCCGCTGCTGACTTCGCTGCTGTGGGCGGTAGCGACGGCGTGGCGGGCGCGGCTCGATCCGCGCTTCGCAGGCGTCGGCTCGCGCCTGCTGATTACCGCGCTGGTCTATCTCGGACCGCTGATGCGCAGTGCCCAGCGCTATCTCTGGCGCTTGCAAGGGATGCGGCCGGCTGAACGTATCCGCTTCGAGAATCCTTCGCAGAAACCGAAAGTGCGCTGGGCTACGCGCCAGTTCTTCCTGTCGTATTGGTCGGAAGAGGGGCGCGAGAAGGAAGACCTGCTCGGCTCGGTGATGCAGTTCCTCATTCTCCGCAAGCATCTCATCGCCGTCGATCAAGGCTGGAACGATTGGGACGTGGAGGTCTACCGCGGCATTTGGTCACGCGCCAACGTCAAGGTCGCGGTCGAAAACCACGGCGGCGCCAAGCGCTATTTCCGGGTCCGCTGCGCCGTGCAGCTGTCGTTCTTGGCCAAGTTGTCACTGGCGGCGCTGGCGGGGTTGGCCGGCTTGGGTTTCTTCGTGCGCGCGCCCGAAGTCGCGGAAGTGGCCATCCTGCTCGGCGCTATCAACCACGGCGTGGTGATCTACGAGTGCTTCCGCCTCAGCCGCGTGCTCTACCACGCGCTCGAGATAGTGGCCAAGTCCTTGGGATTGTCCCCGGCGCTGGGCGCCGCAGCGGCGACTGCCTGAGGAAGCCGCCGGCTGCGCGATGGCGGCGACGCTGCGATGAGCCTGGCCCGCAAAGTATTGCCCTACGTCTGGCCCTACCGATTGCCGTTCCTGGTGGCAGTCGGCCAGGTGCTGTTGCTCGCAGGGCTCGAAATGCTCAAGCCCTGGCCGCTCAAGATCGTCATCGACAACGTGCTGACCGCCACGCCGCTGCCCTGGGGTGAGCCGCTGCGCTCGCTGGCGCCGCCGGCGCTGCTGCTGGTGGCGGTGACCGCGCTGGTGGGAACCTATGTGCTGCTGGGCGCGGTCAGCGTCTGGAACAACTACACCACCATCTCGATCGGGCAGGGCATGGTCAATGATCTGCGCAGTCAGTTGTACGGGCACTTGCAGCGGCTCTCGCTCGCGTTTCACTCGAGTTCCTCGGTCGGCGACCTGATCTACCGCGTCACCGCCGATACCTACGCGATTCAGACCCTGGCGATGAACGGCTTCTTCCCGATTCTGTCGGCGGTGGCCCTGCTGGGCGGGATGTTCACCGTCATGGTGCGGATGGACTGGTACCTGACCCTGATCGCGCTCGGGATTTGCCCGTTGCTGGTGCTGACCATCGCCGCGCTCAACCGGCGGATGAGCGCGATGGCGATGCAGGCGCGCGAGCGCGAGAGCGCGGTCTACCAGCAGGTGCAACGGGGAATGGCGGCGATCAAGGTGGTGCAGGCGTTCTCGCGCGAGGCCGACGAGCACCGCACCTTCGTCAACCAAAGCAGCGCCAGCCTGCGCAGCAGCCTCAAGTTGTACACCTTCCAGACCGCTTACTCCGCTGCCACCAGCGTGGTGCTGGCCGGCGGTACGGCGCTGGTCGTGTGGGTGGCGGCACAGCATGTGTGGGCCGGCACCCTCAGCGTCGGACAGATGGTGGTGTTCGTGAGTTACCTCGCCTCACTCTACGGGCCGCTGAACTCCATCATTCAAACCTATGGTATGATCCATGGGGCGAAGGCGGGCGTGGTGCGCGTGTTCGAAATCCTCGACACCGCGGCGCAGGTGCCGGACGGAACCCGCGAGCTGCCGCGAGCGGTCAGCGGCCGCGGCGCGCAGGTGCGCTTCAGCGGCGTCGAGTTCGCCTATCGGCCCGACCGCACCACGCTGCGGGGCGTCGACTTCAGCGCTGAGCCCGGTCAGGTGATCGCCATCGTCGGCGCCACCGGCGCCGGCAAGAGCACGCTGGTCAGCCTAATCCCGCGCTTCTACGACGTCACCGGCGGTTCCTTGAGCGTCGACGGCGTCGATGTGCGCGAACTGCGGCTGGCTTCGTTGCGCCGCCGCATCAGCATGGTGCTGCAGCCGCCGATGGTGTTCCCGATCAGCATCCGCGAGAACATCGCCTACAGTGCCCCGAGTGCGAGCGATGGCGAGGTCGAGCGGGCGGCGCGGCTGGCGCAAGCCCACGAGTTCATTCAGCGGCTGCCCGAGCGCTACGACACCGTCATCGGCGAAGCCGGGGTGACGCTGTCGGAAGGCGAGCGGCAGCGGCTGACCATTGCCCGGGCGCTACTGCGCAACACCCCGATCCTGATTCTCGACGAGCCGACGTCGTCGGTCGATGCCAGCACCGAAGCTGCGATCATGGAAGGGCTCGAGGCCTTGATGGCGGGCCGGACCACTTTCGTCATCGCCCACCGCCTGAGCACGGTGCGCCGCGCCGATATGATCCTCGTCCTGAGCGATGGTGAGATCATCGAGCGCGGTGGCTTCAACGAGTTGGTGGCGCGGCGCGGCGCCTTTTACACGCTCTACGCCAAGCAGTTCGGCATCAATGAGCCGGCGACGCCGAGCGCCGGCGCCGGTGTGGTGTGACATGACGGGCAGCGCTCATAGCGCCGGCTCAACCTGTGAGTCGGCATGAAGATCGTGGTCACCGGCCTGATCGCCACTTACCCGCTCGGCGGAGTGAGCTGGGACTACATCGCCTACGTCGCCGGCTTCGCGCAGCTGGGGCACGAGGTCTTCTACCTCGAAGACACCGGCAACTGGTTCTATGATCCGCGCGCTCAGACCTTCACCGCCGAGGTCGATTTCAACGTCCGCTATCTGCTCGATGCCTTCGCGTACAGCGGCGTGGAGATCGGGGGTCGCTGGGCGGTGCGTAGCCCCGACGGCGTCTATCACGGTGCCGGCGAGGCGGCGGTGGCGCGCTTCTGCCGGCAGGCTGATCTCTTCCTGAACGTCTCCGGGGCGTGCTGGCTGCGCGACTCGTATCGCGGCGCGCGGCGCACGGCTTACCTCGATAGCGACCCGTGTTACAGCCAAGCCAAGCTCATGGCCGTAGAACGCGGCACTGCCAGTGAGGATGTGGCTTACTCCGTCGGTCTGATTCGCGCGCATGATTGCTTCTTCAGCTTCGCCGAGAATATCGCCCACCCGAGCTGCCGGATTCCGCACTGCGGCCTGACCTGGCTGCCGACCCGCCAGCCGCTGGTGCTGGAACACTGGCCGATGAGCTTTGAGCCGCAGGCGCAAGCCTTCACCACCGTGATGTCGTGGAAGACCGACGTCACCCTGCCGGCGATCGACGGGGTCACATACGGCGGCAAGGACGTCGAGTTCGCCAAGTTCCTCGACTTGCCCCGGCACACGCCGGCGGTGCTCGAAGTCGCGGTGGCCGGCAGCGCCCCGGTGGCACAGCTGCGCGCCGCCGGCTGGCGCCTGGCTGATCCGCGCGAGAAGTCGGGCACGATGGCGGCCTATCGCGAGTACTTGGCGCACTCGCGCGGGGAATGGAGCGTGGCCAAGAACGCTTACGTCGCCTCGCGCAGTGGTTGGTTCAGTACCCGCAGTGCGGTGTATTTGGCGCTGGGAAAGCCGGTGGTGGTGCAAGACACCGGCTTCAGCGCCTACTACCCCACGGGTGCGGGCCTGTTCGCCTTCGACACGCTGGAGCAAGCGGTTGCCGGCCTGGCGGCGGTAGCGGCCGACTACCCGCGCCACTGCCAGGCGGCGCGTGCCATCGCTGAGCAGGAGTTCGCGGCCCCACGGGTGCTGGGGCGCCTGCTGCACGATGCCGGTGTGATATGACGCCGCGACGCGTGATGATTGCGGGGGCGCTGGCGCATCACCCGCTCGGGGGCGCGGGCAACGCCTGGGCGTTCTTGCAGTACGTCCTGGGATTTCGGGCGCTCGGCCTCGAGACCTTCTACGTCGAGCACCTCGGCGCCAAGGAGTGCTGGGACGAGCACTGGCGCCCGGCAGCGTTCGCCGCCAGCGCCAACGCCCGCTCCTTTGCCGAGATCATGCGGCGCTTCGGCTTGGAAGGGCAGGGGGCCTTGCTCGCCTTCGACGGCGATCAGCACGTCGGCCTGTCGCACGCGCAAGTGCGCCAGCTGGCCGGCGATGCCGATCTGTTCATCAACATGTCCGGCCGTTTTCATCTCGCCGATGTGCTGGCGGCCGCCCGCCGCCGCGTTTACCTCGACATGGACCCTGGTTTCACCCAGGTGTGGCAGGAGCAGTACCACGTCGATATGAACCTGGCCGGCCACGACGCCTATATCACCGTGGGTTTGAATCTCGGACAGCCCGATTGCCAGCTGCCGACCGGCGGGCTGCCGTGGCAGCCGATACCGCCGCCGGTCGTGCTCGAAGAGTGGGAGAGTGAGTGCGGTGCGGGTGGTGCCTACACCACGGTGGCCGACTGGCGGGGCTATTCGGAGGTCGAGTGGAACGGCGTGTGGTACGGCCAGAAGTCGCAGGAGTTCATCCGTTTCATGGACTTGCCGGGACGAGTGCAGGTGCCGCTGGAAATCTGCCTGGCGATTCATCCGGACGAGGCCGACCGGGCGCTGCTCGAGCGTAACGGCTGGCGGCTGAGCGATCCGTTGCGCGCGGCGGCCACACCGGACAGCTACCGCGACTATATCCGGCACTCGCGCGGGGAGTTCACCGCGGCCAAGCACGGCTACGTCGCCGGGCGCACCGGCTGGTTCAGCGATCGCAGCGCCTGTTATCTCGCTGCCGGCCGGCCGGTGATCTTGCAGGACACGCAGTTTAGTCGCTACCTGCCCACCGGCCGCGGACTGTTGGCCTTCGATGATCTGGAAGGGGCGGTGGCAGCGCTCAACGCGGTCGAGGCCGATTACGCCGCGCACGCGGCGGCTGCTCGCCAGCTGGCGCGCGACCACCTCGATGCGCGGCGCGTGTTGCCTAAGCTGCTGGAGCTGGCCGGATTGTGAGCGCCGATAAGGTTATCGTCTCAGGTTATCTGGCGCACTGTCCGCTCGGCGGCTACGCCTGGCAAGTGCTCCATTACCTCACCGGTCTGCGCCAGCTCGGCTTCGAGCCGTACTTCTACGAAGATACCGGCACCGTGCGCGATTGTTTTGCGGCCGGCACTGGGATCAAGACCGACGACCCGCGCAGCGGCGCCGAGTTTGCACGCGACTTCCTTTCCCAGTACGGTTTTCACAATCACTGGATGGTATGGGACGCTTTGCGCGAGCAGACCTACGGGCCGCCGGGTATCAGTCGTAATGCGCTGCTGGCCGAGGCGCGCATCGTCATCAACCTCGCCGGCGTAACCCGCCTGCCGCCGGTGTCCGGCCAGCGCCGCATCTTCGTCGACCTGGACCCGGCGTTCACGCAGATTCGCGCTGCCGGCGGCGATCGCGCCTGGCGCGAGATTCTGTCCGAATATGACTTGCACTGCACCCTCGGAGAGAACATCGGCGCGGCAACGTGCCGTGTACCCGCCGCCGGCTTTGCCTGGCACGCCACCCGCCAGCCGGTCGCGCTGGAGCTGTGGCAGCCGCAAGCTGCCGGTGCCGGTGCGCCGTTCACCACCGTCGGCCGTTGGGATGAGCAGCGCCGAGAGGTGCACTTCGAGGGCGAGGTCTACTCTTGGCGCAAGCGCGTCGAGTGGATGAGGTTTCTTGAGCTGCCCCAGCGCTGCGGCCAGCGTTTTGTGCTGGCGATGGATGCGGCCACG
Encoded here:
- a CDS encoding twin-arginine translocase TatA/TatE family subunit encodes the protein MFGIGVPELVVILVVALFIFGPGKLPEIGSALGKGIRDFKRAFDGKDEIEAPKKSDAGGGTGQSA
- a CDS encoding caspase family protein codes for the protein MAKKALLIGINRYRIPGSDLRGCVNDVKNMRSVLMQYYGFASKDISVLTDLAATTKAIEAGIYKLVAGARAGDVLLLHYSGHGSNVPDKDGDEADHRDEILCPTDLDWKNPLEDDWLRKTFDRLRPGVSLTVIMDCCHSGTNTRALNPPDTPVVERFLPCPWDLVASESGRALRGKLRGTLRSSTRAKRKKKDVVNANIPEVLVSGCRDTQTSADARINGSFNGALTYYLVEAIKASGGALSYRELHQHGAALLKKNGFSQVPQLEGRSPNLDRPFLAPAV
- a CDS encoding glycosyltransferase, with the protein product MTQSTAAVALVDRRIAQDPTGQQPKAKGKFLFRGDAKFFLRGVSYGPFAVGSHGSQFPERDLARRDFALMRDAGVNCFRTFTPPPEWLLDLAGENDLVVLTGLPWTEHVCFLDEPGVADAIRKDIAAAAKSLHGHPAVFAMLVGNEIPPDIVRWHGPDRTRAFLNELFGLVKDISPDTLVSYANFPPTEYLDLEFLDFISFNVYLHRERDFRSYLSRLQNLAKDKPLVLTEFGIDSMREGAAEQAEILSWQIRAAFEGGAAGAVVFSWTDDWFTGGFQVEDWAFGLVDRSRRKKPAYHAVQKMYAGQLPPPLPQPPKISVVICAFNAESTMDACMRSLRELRYPNYEIIVVDDGSTDSTRAIAGRYPEAKVIAQPNKGLSVARNIGAEAATGDIVAYTDSDCVVDPDWLTYLAYKFEQNGFVAVGGPNLPPPENARIPACVAASPGGPTHVLLNDEVAEHIPGCNMAFRRSALESVAGFDPVYRAAGDDVDMCWRLQNLGHPIGFSPAAMVWHFRRNTIRAYVKQQMGYGKAEALLYFKHPYRFNLLGQSQWLGRIYGDFTGKLFSSRPVIYHGVFGRGLFQTLYEAPSSLLSYIPFTLEWNVIGLVLLIGSLLAGRYVVLAALPLLTSLLWAVATAWRARLDPRFAGVGSRLLITALVYLGPLMRSAQRYLWRLQGMRPAERIRFENPSQKPKVRWATRQFFLSYWSEEGREKEDLLGSVMQFLILRKHLIAVDQGWNDWDVEVYRGIWSRANVKVAVENHGGAKRYFRVRCAVQLSFLAKLSLAALAGLAGLGFFVRAPEVAEVAILLGAINHGVVIYECFRLSRVLYHALEIVAKSLGLSPALGAAAATA
- a CDS encoding ABC transporter ATP-binding protein, translating into MARKVLPYVWPYRLPFLVAVGQVLLLAGLEMLKPWPLKIVIDNVLTATPLPWGEPLRSLAPPALLLVAVTALVGTYVLLGAVSVWNNYTTISIGQGMVNDLRSQLYGHLQRLSLAFHSSSSVGDLIYRVTADTYAIQTLAMNGFFPILSAVALLGGMFTVMVRMDWYLTLIALGICPLLVLTIAALNRRMSAMAMQARERESAVYQQVQRGMAAIKVVQAFSREADEHRTFVNQSSASLRSSLKLYTFQTAYSAATSVVLAGGTALVVWVAAQHVWAGTLSVGQMVVFVSYLASLYGPLNSIIQTYGMIHGAKAGVVRVFEILDTAAQVPDGTRELPRAVSGRGAQVRFSGVEFAYRPDRTTLRGVDFSAEPGQVIAIVGATGAGKSTLVSLIPRFYDVTGGSLSVDGVDVRELRLASLRRRISMVLQPPMVFPISIRENIAYSAPSASDGEVERAARLAQAHEFIQRLPERYDTVIGEAGVTLSEGERQRLTIARALLRNTPILILDEPTSSVDASTEAAIMEGLEALMAGRTTFVIAHRLSTVRRADMILVLSDGEIIERGGFNELVARRGAFYTLYAKQFGINEPATPSAGAGVV
- a CDS encoding glycosyltransferase family 1 protein — its product is MKIVVTGLIATYPLGGVSWDYIAYVAGFAQLGHEVFYLEDTGNWFYDPRAQTFTAEVDFNVRYLLDAFAYSGVEIGGRWAVRSPDGVYHGAGEAAVARFCRQADLFLNVSGACWLRDSYRGARRTAYLDSDPCYSQAKLMAVERGTASEDVAYSVGLIRAHDCFFSFAENIAHPSCRIPHCGLTWLPTRQPLVLEHWPMSFEPQAQAFTTVMSWKTDVTLPAIDGVTYGGKDVEFAKFLDLPRHTPAVLEVAVAGSAPVAQLRAAGWRLADPREKSGTMAAYREYLAHSRGEWSVAKNAYVASRSGWFSTRSAVYLALGKPVVVQDTGFSAYYPTGAGLFAFDTLEQAVAGLAAVAADYPRHCQAARAIAEQEFAAPRVLGRLLHDAGVI